In one window of Arctopsyche grandis isolate Sample6627 chromosome 6, ASM5162203v2, whole genome shotgun sequence DNA:
- the Fa2h gene encoding fatty acid 2-hydroxylase, translating into MAGKTDDVFNVFFEKNLYNIKKFMKHHPGGSNTLNNKNEKDISALMNAYGHGDYAYYLLEQYKIEKDSTHKQNGVKTHQNGRIPNGLNGSSTSHISNGNYQDINGNDDNSNGISKSKEEIRKSVERMERIENLVDWSKPMLSQLHKLGPHYLEWVHSPVDKPLRMFSSSILESFTFTRWYIVPMFWIPILLYGTYFTYNNHVLCQDKCTQTTISSLHYVLLFTFGILIWTLFEYSIHRWIFHCEPGNSLHWKQLHFLIHGLHHKVPFDELRLVFPPIPALGIATVVYTILKVLYSRTDLLAVGIMTGYLIYDMIHYFIHNASPKDGSLFYTLKRYHASHHFKEPLQGFGISSKLWDLIFDTTIHVKKLNFSLTWK; encoded by the exons ATGGCCGGCAAGACAGACGATGTTTTCAACGTATTCTTTGAGAAGAATCTttacaacataaaaaaatttatgaaacATCATCCAGGAGGTTCAAACACGTTGAATAACAAAAACGAAAAAGACATATCAGCCCTAATGAACGCGTACGGCCACGGCGATTATGCTTATTACCTACTGGAACAATACAAAATCGAAAAAGACTCAACTCACAAACAAAATGGCGTAAAAACGCATCAAAATGGCCGCATACCCAACGGACTAAACGGCAGTAGCACCAGCCACATCTCAAACGGAAACTACCAAGACATAAACGGTAACGACGACAATTCAAATGGAATATCAAAATCGAAAGAAGAGATCAGAAAATCTGTAGAACGAATGGAAAGAAtagag aaTTTGGTCGACTGGTCGAAACCAATGTTGAGTCAGTTGCACAAACTAGGTCCACATTATCTAGAATGGGTGCACAGTCCTGTTGACAAACCATTGAGAATGTTTTCAAGTTCCATCTTGGAAAGTTTCACGTTCACCCGTTGGTACATAGTGCCAATGTTTTGGATaccaattttgttatatggcaCGTACTTCACGTATAACAATCACGTGTTATGTCAAG ATAAATGTACCCAGACTACAATCTCATCGTTGCATTATGTTTTGCTGTTTACTTTCGGAATACTCATATGGACTCTGTTTGAGTATTCAATTCATAGATGGATATTCCATTGCGAACCTGGGAATTCCTTACATTGGAAGCAGTTGCATTTTCTCATACATGGACTGCATCATAAG GTGCCATTTGATGAACTGAGACTGGTGTTTCCTCCAATTCCAGCTCTGGGAATTGCCACTGTGGTTTACACCATTTTAAAAGTCCTATATTCAAGAACAGATCTTTTAGCCGTCGGCATAATGACCG gtTATTTAATTTACGATATGATTCATTATTTCATTCACAATGCTTCACCGAAAGACGGCAGCTTATTTTACACGTTGAAGAGATATCATGCCAGTCATCATTTCAAAGAACCACTACAAG GATTCGGCATATCAAGCAAACTGTGGGATTTGATTTTCGACACTACCATACATGTGAAAAAACTGAATTTCAGCCTAACGTGGAAATAA
- the LOC143912834 gene encoding peroxidase-like isoform X1, which translates to MSVLLETLTTSVPKMKLQILVSLLIWNSIEVSLAKYSEEEYSEPSCEYSEPSSNDYSQRSKLNYDYSEPQPERTGTGSFASANSKDGVSSSFANSWSYADSSEKETPPSEENDSQCKRNYRDDSEETLPSEENDSQYPEDSEEESPPKICHIKKYKKCYEDNSDEVDSNEATEVYRPKRDEKFMPPACGYKAGPCDAKTLYRNFDGSCNNLEHPEWGVPNSTYSNLLTPRFGDGYRTPRRSNDGNPLPSARKIRTSMFPTGTQENDLWTINAMFWGQFMAHDMSLLKEPEHEFSCCTPDGKYESKQGRFCYPVKVPTDDATMGKDGILCMNFTRTVTDKDMGCCKPDAPAKQINAVTDYLDLSNVYGLNQEMANDLRSFRGGKLATEVRNNHIFAPKENNMRDNCRCSMGNENVCYKTGDSRSNQNPQLAITQIMFVREHNRIADELSKLNPHWNDERIFQEARRISIAAYQRISYYEWLPIFMGRRNLLDKLIIYETPGFVNDYDSKVLPSVTNEHAHAAYRFFHTHIMGLLQMTTPDRKTASTTSIANWFNRPAVVEVGSNLEQFTMGMITQHLEETDNIFVEEITDRLFACGNKFGIDLRAADIQRDRDHAINYYNDYRKYCGLKVANSFDDYGDLISAQNIALLKTLYTNHTDVDLTVGGSLEALAPGAQSGPTFLCIMNEQFLRSRKADRFWFENKSSGFTEEQLAEIRKATVSAMFCDVGDGIKEIQTIGFTLIFPGFNEITPCSEIVRMNLTHWKEAY; encoded by the exons ATGTCAGTTTTATTGGAAACACTCACGACAAGCGTTCCCAAGATGAAACTTCAAATTTTAGTCTCATTACTCATATGGAACTCAATAGAAGTTTCTCTGGCGAAATATTCCGAAGAAGAATACTCGGAGCCATCTTGCGAATACTCAGAACCCTCTTCCAATGATTATTCCCAACGGTCAAAACTAAACTATGACTATTCGGAACCGCAACCAGAAAGAACGGGAACGGGCTCATTTGCATCAGCAAACTCTAAAGATGGAGTCAGCTCATCGTTTGCGAATTCTTGGAGCTATGCAGATAGTTCAGAAAAGGAGACGCCACCTAGTGAAGAGAACGATTCGCAATGCAAGAGAAACTACAGAGACGATTCAGAGGAGACACTACCCAGTGAAGAGAACGATTCCCAATACCCAGAAGATTCAGAGGAGGAATCGCCACCCAAAATATGTCACATTAAGAAATACAAGAAATGCTACGAGGACAATTCAGACGAAGTAGACAGCAACGAAGCAACTGAAGTCTACAGACCCAAAAG aGATGAAAAGTTCATGCCACCTGCCTGTGGTTACAAAGCTGGTCCTTGCGATGCTAAAACTCTATACAGAAACTTTGATGGTTCCTGCAACAATTTGGAACATCCTGAATGGGGAGTACCCAACTCTACTTACTCGAATCTTCTAACACCTAGGTTTGGAGACG gATATCGAACTCCGAGAAGATCAAATGACGGCAATCCGTTGCCTTCTGCTAGGAAAATTCGAACATCCATGTTCCCAactggtacccaagagaatgacTTATGGACCATAAATGCCATGTTCTGGGGACAGTTCATGGCTCACGACATGTCACTATTGAAAGAGCCAGAGCACG aattttctTGTTGTACACCTGATGGAAAATATGAATCGAAACAAGGTCGTTTCTGTTACCCAGTGAAAGTTCCAACTGACGATGCAACGATGGGAAAAGATGGTATATTATGCATGAACTTCACTAGAACTGTCACAGATAAAGATATGGGATGTTGCAAACCAGATGCTCCGGCTAAACAG ATCAACGCTGTCACTGATTATTTGGATCTGTCAAACGTTTACGGCTTGAATCAAGAAATGGCTAACGATTTGAGGTCTTTCAGAGGCGGTAAATTGGCAACTGAAGTgcgaaacaatcacatttttgctccaaaagaaaataatatgcgAGATAACTGTCGTTGCAGTATGGGCAACGAGAACGTTTGCTACAAAACGG GTGATTCAAGATCCAATCAAAATCCGCAACTAGCAATCACGCAAATCATGTTCGTAAGGGAGCACAATAGAATCGCTGAtgaactttccaaattaaaccCCCATTGGAACGATGAAAGAATCTTCCAAGAAGCTAGGAGAATTTCAATTGCTGCCTACCAAAGAATTTCGTATTACGAATGGCTTCCTATCTTCATGG gTCGTCGTAATCTTTTGGACAAACTTATCATTTATGAAACTCCTGGCTTTGTAAATGATTATGACTCTAAAGTTCTACCATCGGTTACCAACGAGCACGCTCATGCTGCTTACAGATTCTTCCACACTCACATCATGGGCTTGCTCCA AATGACAACACCTGATCGTAAAACTGCCTCTACGACTTCTATAGCAAATTGGTTCAACAGACCGGCTGTGGTAGAGGTTGGTTCAAACTTGGAACAATTCACAATGGGTATGATCACTCAACATTTGGAAGAAACCGACAATATTTTCGTCGAGGAA ATTACAGATAGACTCTTCGCATGTGGAAATAAGTTCGGAATCGATCTTCGGGCAGCCGATATTCAACGAGACAGAGATCATGCTATAAATTATTACAACGACTACAGAAAATATTGTGGTCTCAAAGTAGCCAATAGTTTCGATGATTATGGCGATCTCATATCAGCCCAA AATATTGCTCTGTTGAAAACTCTATATACAAACCACACAGATGTGGATCTTACAGTTGGAGGATCTTTGGAGGCTTTGGCTCCAGGAGCTCAATCTGGACCTACTTTCTTGTGCATCATGAACGAACAGTTCTTGAGAAGCAGGAAAGCCGATCGGTTCTGGTTTGAAAACAAAAGTTCTGGTTTTACTGAAG AACAATTAGCTgaaataagaaaagcaactgTATCTGCAATGTTCTGCGATGTCGGCGATGGAATCAAAGAAATTCAGACAATCGGATTCACACTTATTTTCCCAGGATt cAACGAAATCACACCCTGCAGCGAAATTGTCCGAATGAATTTAACCCACTGGAAGGAGGCatactaa
- the LOC143912834 gene encoding peroxidase-like isoform X2: MKLQLLVSLLIWNSIGVSLAQNYEDYTEPSCGYSEPYNDYSAPPEDEYKEPPQYEYTPYEHSEPSNYEYSTPSPYEYSEPSEPNYDCSEPQPGKRGAGSVAGSSSKDGVSSSFSRSWSYADNSDEVDSKEATQIYAPKRDEKFMPPACGYKAGPCDAKTLYRNFDGSCNNLEHPEWGVPNSTYSNLLTPRFGDGYRTPRRSNDGNPLPSARKIRTSMFPTGTQENDLWTINAMFWGQFMAHDMSLLKEPEHEFSCCTPDGKYESKQGRFCYPVKVPTDDATMGKDGILCMNFTRTVTDKDMGCCKPDAPAKQINAVTDYLDLSNVYGLNQEMANDLRSFRGGKLATEVRNNHIFAPKENNMRDNCRCSMGNENVCYKTGDSRSNQNPQLAITQIMFVREHNRIADELSKLNPHWNDERIFQEARRISIAAYQRISYYEWLPIFMGRRNLLDKLIIYETPGFVNDYDSKVLPSVTNEHAHAAYRFFHTHIMGLLQMTTPDRKTASTTSIANWFNRPAVVEVGSNLEQFTMGMITQHLEETDNIFVEEITDRLFACGNKFGIDLRAADIQRDRDHAINYYNDYRKYCGLKVANSFDDYGDLISAQNIALLKTLYTNHTDVDLTVGGSLEALAPGAQSGPTFLCIMNEQFLRSRKADRFWFENKSSGFTEEQLAEIRKATVSAMFCDVGDGIKEIQTIGFTLIFPGFNEITPCSEIVRMNLTHWKEAY, encoded by the exons ATGAAACTCCAACTCTTAGTCTCGTTGCTCATATGGAACTCTATAGGAGTCTCTCTAGCACAGAATTATGAAGATTACACAGAGCCATCTTGTGGTTACTCGGAACCCTACAATGATTATTCAGCACCACCTGAGGACGAATACAAAGAACCACCCCAGTATGAGTATACACCGTATGAACATTCGGAGCCATCGAATTATGAATATTCGACACCCTCACCGTATGAATATTCAGAACCATCAGAACCAAACTATGATTGTTCGGAACCACAACCAGGAAAAAGAGGAGCAGGTTCAGTAGCTGGGTCCAGCTCTAAAGATGGAGTCTCTTCGTCGTTTTCAAGATCTTGGAGTTATGCAGACAACTCAGACGAGGTGGACAGTAAGGAAGCAACTCAAATCTACGCACCCAAAAG aGATGAAAAGTTCATGCCACCTGCCTGTGGTTACAAAGCTGGTCCTTGCGATGCTAAAACTCTATACAGAAACTTTGATGGTTCCTGCAACAATTTGGAACATCCTGAATGGGGAGTACCCAACTCTACTTACTCGAATCTTCTAACACCTAGGTTTGGAGACG gATATCGAACTCCGAGAAGATCAAATGACGGCAATCCGTTGCCTTCTGCTAGGAAAATTCGAACATCCATGTTCCCAactggtacccaagagaatgacTTATGGACCATAAATGCCATGTTCTGGGGACAGTTCATGGCTCACGACATGTCACTATTGAAAGAGCCAGAGCACG aattttctTGTTGTACACCTGATGGAAAATATGAATCGAAACAAGGTCGTTTCTGTTACCCAGTGAAAGTTCCAACTGACGATGCAACGATGGGAAAAGATGGTATATTATGCATGAACTTCACTAGAACTGTCACAGATAAAGATATGGGATGTTGCAAACCAGATGCTCCGGCTAAACAG ATCAACGCTGTCACTGATTATTTGGATCTGTCAAACGTTTACGGCTTGAATCAAGAAATGGCTAACGATTTGAGGTCTTTCAGAGGCGGTAAATTGGCAACTGAAGTgcgaaacaatcacatttttgctccaaaagaaaataatatgcgAGATAACTGTCGTTGCAGTATGGGCAACGAGAACGTTTGCTACAAAACGG GTGATTCAAGATCCAATCAAAATCCGCAACTAGCAATCACGCAAATCATGTTCGTAAGGGAGCACAATAGAATCGCTGAtgaactttccaaattaaaccCCCATTGGAACGATGAAAGAATCTTCCAAGAAGCTAGGAGAATTTCAATTGCTGCCTACCAAAGAATTTCGTATTACGAATGGCTTCCTATCTTCATGG gTCGTCGTAATCTTTTGGACAAACTTATCATTTATGAAACTCCTGGCTTTGTAAATGATTATGACTCTAAAGTTCTACCATCGGTTACCAACGAGCACGCTCATGCTGCTTACAGATTCTTCCACACTCACATCATGGGCTTGCTCCA AATGACAACACCTGATCGTAAAACTGCCTCTACGACTTCTATAGCAAATTGGTTCAACAGACCGGCTGTGGTAGAGGTTGGTTCAAACTTGGAACAATTCACAATGGGTATGATCACTCAACATTTGGAAGAAACCGACAATATTTTCGTCGAGGAA ATTACAGATAGACTCTTCGCATGTGGAAATAAGTTCGGAATCGATCTTCGGGCAGCCGATATTCAACGAGACAGAGATCATGCTATAAATTATTACAACGACTACAGAAAATATTGTGGTCTCAAAGTAGCCAATAGTTTCGATGATTATGGCGATCTCATATCAGCCCAA AATATTGCTCTGTTGAAAACTCTATATACAAACCACACAGATGTGGATCTTACAGTTGGAGGATCTTTGGAGGCTTTGGCTCCAGGAGCTCAATCTGGACCTACTTTCTTGTGCATCATGAACGAACAGTTCTTGAGAAGCAGGAAAGCCGATCGGTTCTGGTTTGAAAACAAAAGTTCTGGTTTTACTGAAG AACAATTAGCTgaaataagaaaagcaactgTATCTGCAATGTTCTGCGATGTCGGCGATGGAATCAAAGAAATTCAGACAATCGGATTCACACTTATTTTCCCAGGATt cAACGAAATCACACCCTGCAGCGAAATTGTCCGAATGAATTTAACCCACTGGAAGGAGGCatactaa
- the LOC143912833 gene encoding peroxidase-like encodes MKLQFLFSILLWCTFEASAQNGEPVGIMPISATLPTANYVATPVVKPATAAPMVKPVTQAPTNVVKPNIPVPPKTPIITPMPVVKPITFATPKPVIVPVVKPVMPVPVKMPVVKPVVIQPPTMPPTQAPISMPTFTTAKPFEMDSGKGKGKGGAGACASASAGDGSCTASASSWSFAANSDEVDSKEATNIYAPKRNEKFLPPVCGFKAPPCDSNTFFRNFDGSCNNLEHPEWGVPNSTYSRILPAKYGNGFRAPRKTVDSKPLPSARKIRTSMFPTGTVENNLWTTNAMFWGQFMAHDMSLLKEPEHEFSCCTADGKYVSKRGRFCYPVKVPEDDPTMGKAGITCMNFTRTMTDKDMGCSKGKTPARQINAVTDYLDLSNVYGLSTDMASKLRSFKGGRLATEVRNNHIFAPTETNLKDNCRCSGLNENVCYKTGDSRTNQNPQLAITQILFVREHNRIADELCKLNPHWNDERLFQEARRILIAAYQRISYYEWLPIFLGGRNLIDNKITYEAPGFINDYNSSSVPSVSNEHAHAAYRFFHTHIMGQIRLAKPNRQTASTTTLAKWFNRPAILETGNNLEQFTMSMITQNLEETDNIFVEDITDKLFACGRDFGIDLRAADIQRDRDHALSYYNDYRVYCGRKEAKSFEDYGDLISAQNIAVLKTLYTNYADVDLTVGGSLEALAPGAQAGPTFLCIMNDQFLRTRKADRFWFENKSSGFTEDQLAEIRKATVSAMFCDSGDGIKEIQTIGFTLLFPGFNEVKPCSEIVRMNLTAWKETPPTTTMKPVVLPTTGPYTK; translated from the exons ATGAAACTCCAATTCCTATTTTCGATCCTACTCTGGTGCACATTCGAAGCTTCAGCTCAAAATGGTGAGCCAGTAGGAATAATGCCGATTTCGGCAACATTGCCCACCGCTAATTATGTAGCAACACCCGTGGTGAAACCTGCTACGGCTGCACCTATGGTGAAACCTGTCACTCAAGCACCAACCAATGTTGTGAAACCCAACATTCCCGTACCACCAAAGACTCCAATAATAACTCCAATGCCCGTTGTAAAACCGATCACTTTCGCAACACCCAAACCCGTAATTGTACCGGTGGTGAAACCTGTAATGCCTGTGCCTGTAAAGATGCCCGTGGTCAAACCTGTCGTTATTCAACCACCAACAATGCCTCCAACTCAAGCACCAATTTCAATGCCAACATTTACGACAGCAAAACCATTCGAAATGGATTCAGGCAAAGGAAAAGGAAAAGGTGGAGCAGGAGCTTGTGCTTCCGCTTCTGCTGGAGATGGATCTTGCACTGCATCAGCAAGCTCTTGGAGCTTTGCAGCCAATTCTGATGAAGTTGACAGTAAAGAAGCGACTAATATTTACGCACCCAAGAG aaatgaaaaattcTTGCCACCTGTTTGCGGTTTCAAAGCTCCTCCTTGCGATTCGAACACCTTCTTTAGAAACTTTGACGGTTCCTGCAACAACTTGGAACATCCCGAATGGGGAGTCCCAAATTCGACCTATTCGAGAATTTTGCCAGCAAAATACGGAAATg GATTCAGAGCACCAAGGAAGACAGTCGACAGCAAGCCACTGCCTTCTGCAAGAAAAATTCGAACATCCATGTTCCCCACTGGAACCGTGGAGAATAACCTGTGGACCACAAACGCTATGTTTTGGGGGCAGTTCATGGCGCACGACATGTCATTGTTGAAGGAACCAGAACAcg AATTTAGTTGTTGTACTGCTGATGGAAAATACGTGTCCAAGCGAGGCCGTTTCTGTTATCCAGTCAAAGTCCCAGAAGACGATCCCACCATGGGAAAAGCTGGCATAACATGTATGAACTTCACAAGAACTATGACAGATAAAGATATGGGATGCTCCAAGGGAAAAACTCCAGCTAGACAG ATCAATGCTGTGACTGATTATTTAGACTTGTCCAACGTTTATGGTTTGAGCACTGATATGGCAAGCAAACTGAGGTCTTTCAAGGGTGGTAGACTCGCTACTGAAGTCAGAAACAACCATATTTTTGCACCTACAGAAACTAACCTTAAAGACAATTGTCGTTGCAGTGGACTCAATGAAAACGTTTGTTACAAAACTG gcgattccagaaccAATCAAAATCCACAACTAGCAATCACACAGATATTGTTCGTAAGGGAACACAACAGAATTGCTGATGAGCTTTGCAAGTTAAACCCCCATTGGAACGATGAGAGACTCTTCCAAGAAGCAAGACGCATTTTGATTGCTGCCTACCAAAGGATCAGCTATTACGAGTGGCTGCCTATTTTCTTGG GTGGTCGCAATCTCATCGACAACAAGATCACATATGAAGCACCTGGATTTATAAACGATTACAATTCTAGTTCCGTACCTTCGGTTTCCAACGAACACGCCCACGCTGCTTACAGATTCTTCCACACTCACATTATGGGTCAGATCAG actAGCAAAACCCAATCGTCAAACTGCCTCTACAACTACATTGGCAAAATGGTTCAACAGACCTGCAATTCTCGAAACTGGCAATAATTTGGAACAATTCACAATGAGTATGATCACACAGAATCTGGAAGAGACTGATAATATTTTCGTAGAAGAT aTAACTGACAAACTCTTCGCGTGCGGCCGAGATTTTGGAATCGATCTTCGGGCAGCTGATATCCAAAGAGACAGAGATCATGCTCTAAGTTACTACAACGACTACAGAGTATATTGTGGTCGCAAAGAAGCCAAGAGTTTCGAAGACTACGGTGATCTTATATCGGCCCAA aataTCGCTGTGTTGAAAACTCTATATACAAACTACGCAGATGTGGATCTTACAGTTGGAGGATCTTTGGAGGCTTTGGCTCCAGGAGCTCAAGCTGGACCTACTTTCTTGTGTATCATGAACGATCAGTTCTTGAGAACCAGGAAAGCCGATCGGTTCTGGTTTGAAAACAAAAGTTCTGGTTTCACTGAAG atcaaTTAGCTGAAATTAGAAAGGCAACCGTATCTGCTATGTTCTGTGATAGCGGCGATGGCATCAAAGAAATTCAAACAATCGGATTCACACTTCTTTTCCCAGGATT CAATGAGGTGAAACCGTGCAGCGAAATTGTTCGAATGAACCTGACTGCCTGGAAAGAAACTCCACCTACGACGACGATGAAACCTGTCGTATTACCAACAACCGGTCCttatacaaaataa